One Aquamicrobium sp. genomic region harbors:
- a CDS encoding DUF983 domain-containing protein: MEEKIFGQPAESPRSLAQAMGRGFRGKCPHCGEGRLFRKFLKVADSCDVCGEEYHHHRADDLPAYLVIVVVGHIIVGAFMGFESMFTLTTWQHLAIWVPITLVMTIGLLQPTKGVVVGLQWALRMHGFSGKPDALETHPEL; this comes from the coding sequence ATGGAAGAGAAGATCTTCGGCCAGCCGGCCGAGAGCCCGCGCTCCCTGGCGCAGGCGATGGGCCGCGGCTTCAGGGGCAAGTGCCCGCATTGCGGCGAGGGCCGCCTGTTCAGGAAGTTCCTCAAGGTCGCCGATTCCTGCGACGTCTGCGGCGAGGAGTACCACCACCACCGTGCCGACGACCTGCCCGCCTATCTGGTGATCGTCGTCGTCGGCCACATCATCGTCGGCGCGTTCATGGGATTCGAGAGCATGTTCACGCTGACCACGTGGCAGCATCTCGCCATCTGGGTGCCGATCACGCTGGTGATGACCATCGGCCTGCTCCAGCCGACCAAGGGCGTGGTCGTCGGCCTGCAATGGGCCTTGAGAATGCATGGATTTTCGGGCAAGCCGGACGCGCTCGAAACACATCCGGAATTGTGA
- the rnr gene encoding ribonuclease R, which produces MARRISGGKGGRASEGFRPSRDEIVAFVRDNPDQAGKRELARAFNLKGADRVWLKDMLRELQDEGLLEKRAKRFTRPGALPHVVVLDVFSRDPDGLLLARPSEWPQENGATPLVSIRPSRSDKARVPGIGERVLAKVFPASEGAGEKEGPAYTARVMKVFEKRREAVLGIFRVLQDGSFRIEPVERRQAELTVDADYANGAKAGDLVEVEQTSSGRYGLPRAKVLTVLGSLTSEKAISMIAIHAHDIPHIFPPEVIAEAEGAKPATMAGREDFRDLALITIDPADAKDHDDAVHAAPDADEANPGGHVVTVAIADVAAYVTDGSALDREALRRGNSVYFPDRVVPMLPERISNDLCSLREGEDRPALAVRMTFAADGRKLRHSFHRVMMRSHAKLAYPQAQAAIDGRPDDKTGPILDAVLKPLWDAYAVLKRGRAAREPLELDLPERKILLKPDGTVDRVFVPDRLDAHKLIEEFMIQANVAAAETLEAKRLPLIYRIHDAPSLAKQESLREFLATLSLPLARGAQMKPSSFNGILSRVKGSDHETLVNEVVLRSQSQAIYSPENIGHFGLNLRRYAHFTSPIRRYADLVVHRALIGALRLGKDGISSEQEKRLDEISALISAAERRAMAAERETVDRLIATHLAQRLDESFAGRISGVTKAGLFVQLPQNGADGFIPVSSLGDDYYIYDESAHALFGERSAKGYQLADEVEVRLVEVAPMAGAMRFAMLSEPKPLPGSRQSFHKARRGRAGAQRPQPRGRSRRR; this is translated from the coding sequence TTGGCAAGACGGATTTCCGGGGGCAAAGGCGGACGCGCGTCCGAGGGCTTCCGGCCGTCGCGCGACGAGATCGTCGCGTTCGTGCGGGACAATCCCGACCAGGCCGGCAAGCGCGAGCTCGCCCGCGCCTTCAACCTGAAGGGCGCGGACCGGGTCTGGCTCAAGGACATGCTGCGCGAGTTGCAGGACGAGGGCCTCTTGGAAAAGCGCGCCAAGCGGTTCACCCGCCCCGGCGCGCTGCCGCATGTCGTCGTGCTCGACGTGTTTTCTCGCGATCCCGACGGCCTGCTGCTTGCCCGCCCTTCCGAGTGGCCGCAGGAGAACGGCGCGACGCCGCTCGTCTCGATCCGCCCCTCGCGCAGCGACAAGGCGCGTGTTCCCGGCATCGGCGAGCGGGTGCTGGCCAAGGTGTTCCCGGCAAGCGAGGGGGCGGGCGAGAAGGAAGGCCCGGCCTATACGGCGCGGGTGATGAAGGTGTTCGAGAAGCGGCGCGAGGCGGTTCTCGGCATCTTCCGCGTGCTGCAGGACGGCTCGTTCCGCATCGAGCCGGTCGAGCGCCGGCAGGCGGAGCTGACGGTCGACGCCGACTATGCCAACGGCGCGAAGGCCGGCGACCTCGTCGAGGTCGAGCAGACCTCCAGCGGCCGCTACGGCCTGCCGCGCGCCAAGGTGCTGACCGTCCTCGGCTCGCTGACCAGCGAAAAGGCGATCTCGATGATCGCCATCCACGCCCACGACATCCCGCACATCTTCCCGCCCGAGGTGATCGCCGAGGCGGAAGGGGCGAAGCCGGCGACGATGGCCGGCCGCGAGGATTTCCGCGATCTGGCGCTGATCACCATCGACCCGGCCGACGCCAAGGACCATGACGACGCCGTGCATGCCGCGCCGGACGCGGACGAGGCCAATCCCGGCGGCCATGTCGTCACCGTCGCCATCGCCGATGTCGCCGCCTATGTCACCGACGGCTCGGCGCTCGACCGCGAGGCGCTCCGGCGCGGCAATTCGGTCTATTTCCCCGACCGGGTGGTGCCGATGCTGCCCGAGCGCATCTCGAACGATCTGTGCTCGCTGCGCGAGGGCGAGGACCGCCCTGCCCTTGCCGTGCGCATGACCTTCGCCGCGGACGGGCGCAAGCTCCGCCACTCGTTCCACCGCGTGATGATGCGCTCGCACGCGAAGCTCGCCTACCCGCAGGCGCAGGCCGCGATCGACGGCCGACCCGACGACAAGACCGGGCCGATCCTCGACGCCGTGCTCAAGCCGCTGTGGGACGCCTATGCCGTGCTGAAGCGCGGCCGGGCGGCGCGCGAGCCGCTGGAACTCGACCTGCCGGAGCGCAAGATTCTGCTGAAGCCGGACGGCACCGTCGACCGCGTCTTCGTGCCGGACCGGCTCGACGCCCACAAGCTGATCGAGGAATTCATGATCCAGGCCAACGTGGCCGCGGCCGAGACGCTGGAGGCCAAGCGCCTGCCGCTGATCTACCGCATCCACGACGCGCCCTCGCTCGCCAAGCAGGAATCCCTGCGCGAATTCCTCGCCACGCTCAGCCTGCCGCTGGCCCGCGGCGCGCAGATGAAGCCCTCCTCCTTCAACGGCATATTGTCGCGGGTGAAGGGCTCCGATCACGAGACCCTCGTCAACGAGGTGGTGCTGCGCAGCCAGAGCCAGGCGATCTACTCGCCGGAGAATATCGGCCATTTCGGCCTCAACCTCAGACGCTACGCGCACTTCACCTCGCCGATCCGCCGCTATGCCGACCTCGTCGTCCACCGGGCACTGATCGGCGCGCTAAGGCTCGGAAAAGACGGCATTTCCAGCGAGCAGGAAAAGCGGCTCGACGAGATCTCGGCGCTGATTTCCGCCGCCGAGCGGCGCGCCATGGCCGCCGAGCGCGAGACCGTGGACCGGCTGATCGCCACGCATCTGGCGCAGCGGCTGGACGAGAGTTTCGCGGGACGCATCTCGGGCGTGACCAAGGCGGGCCTGTTCGTCCAGCTTCCGCAAAACGGCGCGGACGGCTTCATACCGGTGTCATCGCTGGGCGACGATTACTATATCTACGACGAATCGGCGCATGCGCTGTTCGGCGAGCGGAGCGCAAAGGGCTATCAGCTCGCCGACGAGGTCGAGGTGCGGCTGGTCGAGGTCGCGCCGATGGCCGGCGCCATGCGTTTCGCGATGCTGAGCGAGCCGAAACCCCTGCCCGGCTCGAGACAGTCGTTCCACAAGGCGCGCCGCGGCAGGGCTGGCGCGCAACGGCCGCAGCCCCGCGGCCGCTCCCGGAGAAGATGA